The Brachypodium distachyon strain Bd21 chromosome 4, Brachypodium_distachyon_v3.0, whole genome shotgun sequence nucleotide sequence ATGTCGCTTTCAATTATGGTGCAGAGTGTTCTACAGGAACATTAAAAAGGAAATAGTACTTGCCTTCAACAAGAAGCTATTAACCGGACAGGGTTGCATGATAAACCATTGGTGTCCCAGTGCTGTCCTCCAACGaaaaaaacatttgatccATGGTTATTGTAACTCCGTGGAATTGGCCAATATGACAGTGAGTCGCTACAAAATTAGTTTACAAGAATAATTAGCTCAGGAAAAGTTCTTGCCTCCAATAAAGAGGCTATTGACCGAGTGAACTGACCTGGAGTCAACCTCCCGGTGCCCTGCAACCTGAGCACTTCCAGATGAAGTCATTTTGGCTGACCACGACTAGTCAAAATGTCCAGGTGCATTTTCCAAAAGCAGAGCATTGTAGCGGAATGGAACTACATATTGCTGAATGTCGTGCTCTAATTTCCATTCGCAAATATCAAAGTGTTTTAACCCTGGTTCAAGAGAAGCACTCTCTTTAGTTCTGATGTGGAACTTGTATGCTTAATATATGACAGTTTATACGGTACCCAATACTCCATTAGCCCTAAATAGAGTAGTATTAGGGAAGGGTATTATGgtattttcacattagtacaaaaataaaaccatAATTAATAATTACTCTGTTCAATCCCCAATCCTGTACTCGATCCCTTCTGTGTCACCATCCAGGGAGAAGATGCACCAGATTTTGATGCTTGTGTGTGCACTGATCAACTCTGGCGAGGCCCCATCCATGGATCAGTGCGTTGGAGAAAGCAATAGCACCGTCGCATCTTCGATCCGAGGGAGCCAGCGATTTATGGAAATCTGCCTGAGATTGCTCAAGAACCAGGGACTCCACAACGGGATAGCCGACGGGGAGGACAAGGCTACGGCGAGCTCCGCAAAGAAAAGGATATGGGGAAGCCAAGGACACTGGACTTGAATTTCCATAATCACACCTAACTCCTGAAAGGAACATGATCCACTAGAGCACCATGGTACAAGTCAATGTCAATGCTATTTAACATATGTAGCACAAATGAAATTGGCATCAGTCATATGTACATGAATATTGACGTGGAAAGTGAAAGGAGGCGCTCATGTTGGATGGACAGGAAACTAATTTTACTTCATGAGGAAAACTGAGGCTCCAATTAATGCTGACTGAGAGGGCCGATGACTAATTTTGCGCTACACATCTTCCAAGTTGAAGTGCATGCCTGGTCTTTCATGCAAAACTATTCAAGTGGATGTTGACAGGCTTGCACCACACTTCTTATTAAGAACCAGTAGGCCTGACTGCCTATATAAGATGCAACGGTGTTCTGGTCGGCAAAGATCATAGATAGACCAAAGCAGCTCAACAAATGTGCAGAGAAGAGAGATGTCTCATGTAGCAACCAGCAAGCTCTACCTGTCACCCCTGCTTCTCTTAATCCGCTTTTATTTCCTGACCCAACTTCCCTATTCCTTTTCCACATCAACTTCAGCCCATAATGAAACAGAAGCTGATCAGCAAGCCCTCCTCTGCCTCAAGTCCCAACTCCATGACCCTTCGGGAGCATTAGCCTCATGGCGAAATATGTCGTCTTCCACACACTGCGATTGGCGTGGGGTGACATGCAGCACACACAATGCATCTCTTGTCATAGCACTAAACCTTGAATCAGTAAATATTGTTGGCCAAATATTTCCTTGCATTGCTGACCTCACTTTCCTCACTAGGATCCACATGCCCAACAATCAACTTGGCGGCCAAATTTCTCCTATGATCAGCCGCTTAACCCGGCTAAGATACCTCAACCTCAGCATGAATTCACTTCATGGTGAGATACCAGAGACAATATCCTCATGCTCCCATCTCGAGATCGTCGACCTATATAGCAACTCTCTCGAAGGTGAGATCCCTACAGGTCTTGCTCAGTGTTCATCCCTTAAGCAAATTATCCTGAGCAGTAATAATATTGAAGGAAGTATCCCATCGCAGTTCAGTTCACTTGCCAACCTTTCTGCACTATTCATAAATAGCAATAAGCTCACTGGTACCATTCCTCAACTTTTGGGGAGTACCAAGCGTCTCACATGGGTGAGTCTACGGAATAATAGTCTCCGTGGAGGAATACCCCCTGCTCTATTCCATAGCACATCCCTGTCTTACATAGACCTCTCATATAATTACCTTTCTGGGTCCATTCCTTCTATCCCACAGATATCCTCACCACTGGAATACCTTATGTTAACCCAAAACAACCTCTCAGGAGAGATTCCTACCTCGATTGGCAACCTTTCCTCCCTATCTATGCTCTTGATTGCTCAGAACAAGTTACAAGGAAGAATTCCAGAGAGCATAAGTAAAATTGCCAAGTTGCAAAGATTAGACCTGAGTTATAATAACTTGGCGGGCATTGTTCCAGCAGCACTTTATACAATCTCTTCTCTTACTTATCTTGGTCTTGGTGCCAACAAATTCGGTGGCCAACTTCCCACCAATATCGGCAATGCCCTTCCAAACATCAAAAAATTGATACTGGAAGGGAACCAATTCGAAGGGCCAATTCCTCCTTCACTGGCTAATGCTTCAAACCTCCAGGTTCTAAATCTTCGTAGCAACTCATTTAGTGGTGTCATTCCATCACTGGGATCTCTGTCCATGTTGAGTTACCTAGATCTCGGTGCAAACAGGCTTATGGCTGGAGACTGGAGCTTCTTGTCCTCTCTAACAAACTGCACcctgttacaaaaattatggttGGATAGAAACATCCTCCAAGGAATAATGCCAACTTCTGTTACCAATCTTTCAAAAACCTTGGAGGTATTGATCCTCATAGATAACCAGTTGAGTGGTAGTATACCTCTGGAGTTAGGAAAACTAACAAGCCTCACTGTCCTTGAAATGGATATGAATTTCTTTTCCGGGCATATTCCTGAGACATTAGGAAATCTTCGGAACTTGTCCATCCTAGGCTTATCCCGCAATAACCTTTCTGGAGAAATCCCAACATCAATTGGACAACTGAAGAAGCTCACTaaaatttattttgaggaaaatgAATTGACTGGAAACATACCTACAAGTTTAGCAAGTTGCAAATCCTTAGTGAGACTAAACCTTTCTAGCAATAACTTCAATGGAAGCATCCCAGCTGAGCTCTTTTCCATTTTGACACTTTCTGAAGCTCTAGACTTATCCTATAACCAAATCACTGGGCACATACCATTGGAGATTGGCCGATTAAATAATCTAAATTCACTTAACATTTCCAACAACCAATTATCAGGTGAGATTCCCTCCTCAATTGGCCAGTGCCTCGTTCTGGAGTCTCTCCACTTGGAGGCAAATGTTTTACAAGGAAGCATCCCAGGATCTCTCATCAACTTAAGAGGCATCAATATGATGGATCTTTCGCAAAACAACATCTCTGGTACAATACCACAATTTTTCACGTCTTTGAGCTCTTTACAAATTCTCAATATATCGTTCAATGATCTTGAGGGACAGATCCCTGAAGGTGGCATCTTTGCCAATTCAAGTATCGTATTCATCCAAGGAAACAACAAGTTGTGTGCCAGTTCTCCTATGCTACAAGTACCCCTTTGCGCAACATCACCTTCAAAACGGAAGACAGGCTACACTGTGACTGTAGTGGTTCCACTTGCTACGATTGTTCTTGTTACCTTGGCATGTGTTGCTGCTATTGCGCGAGCGAAGAGAAGTCAAGAAAAAAGACTCTTGAACCAACCATTCAAGCAGTTCAAGAATTTTTCATACGAGGATTTATTTAAGGCAACAGGTGGTTTTCCTTCAACAAGTCTTGTCGGTTCAGGGGGCCTTGGATTCGTATACAGGGGTCAAATCTTGTCAGAACCATACACAATTGCCATTAAAGTGTTCAGACTTGACCAATTTGGAGCACCAAAGAACTTCCGTGCTGAATGTGATGCATTGCGAAGCATTCGTCACCGAAATCTTATAAGGGTGATTAGTTCATGCTCAACCATTGACACAAAAGGAGATGAATTCAAAGCACTTATTCTCGAGTACATGGATAATGGTAACCTTGACAGTTGGCTTCATCCAAAAGGGTACAACCATAGCCCAAAAACAGCATTGAGTTTAGGGTCAAGAATAACAATAGCTGTGGACATAGCTGCTGCATTGGAGTATCTTCATAATCAATGCACTCCTCCTTTGGTTCATTGTGATCTGAAACCAAGCAATGTCCTTTTGAATGATGAAATGGTGGCATGTCTTAGTGACTTTGGGCTTGCAAAGTTTCTTTACAGTGACTCTTCAACAACATTTAGTGACTCATCAAGCATAGTAGGACCAAGAGGGTCAGTCGGATACATTGCACCAGGTGAGTGTCTTATTCTTATATTCTTCGCATCTCATGTATCATATTATTTACCACCTAAACAATTTAGTCACGCTTCAATCAATTAAAATAGAGTTCTTagcatttttttcttaatattGCAGAGTATGGCATGGGGTGCAAAATCTCAGTTGAGTCTGATGTGTATAGCTATGGAGTTATTCTTCTAGAGATGATCACAGGAAAGCATCCGACTGATGAGATGTTTAAGGATAGTATGAATCTTCACAAGTTTGTGGAAGCAGCACTGCCACAAAAAATTGGTGATGTCTGCGATCCCAGGCTCAACACATATGATGAATTTCAAGGAGAAAATCATGAAATGGTCCAAGAACAACATTTTGTTATACAGCTGGCTCAAGTTGGTCTAAAGTGCTCTGAGGCATCACCGAAGGATCGACCGACAATGGAGACTGTTTATGCAGAACTTGTCACCACCAAAGAGAAGTATCAGTGTTCACATTTGACGAAATAGATAAACATTGTTGTAACTCACTTCTACTACAGTAATGGGGTTGCAAGATGCAGCCTCTACATGTCTTTGTTTTAGAACGATCTTATTATCTTATTTAACTTCCAACAGTAATAAGAAATTTGTATTCGATACATTTTCTGTAAAGACTAAACGGGGGGCACATGGAACTACGAATAAAGGGTCCCTGTGAAATATAAGATTATCCTATTCTAGTGCCATTGCCAAGTTCTCAGGCACTGCGAGTTGGCTGGAGACCCCCCCTCCCGCTATTGTACCCTTTCTCATCCGGGATGTAAACCTTTTTGCTAGTTAATGAAAGGAGTTTTtatggttaaaaaaaaacatctataCTATAATTTGTAAATGCATTTGAGTTggcctattttttttaacaaaatcCTTAACTGAAATTCATAACATTGGGTAATTATCATCGTTGTAAAAAAATCCCAGTAACTACTGGATGTTCGGCTAGATTAAATTTCCTAATAGCCCTAGACTTACCATTTACAAAAATCTTATTCTACGAACTATCCCCGAATATATCCAATTAATCTCCCAAATCGTTGCAACTCTCGGGATCTTCAGTTCACTTACCAACAAAATTGCCCCTCCACCGGTCTCGCCGTCCCGGGctctgcctcgccgccgcgaggCCCTTCCACCACCGGCTGCGCCCtcagccgccgtcgccggtcTGCAGCTCCCGGCTGTGGCCGTGCTCCTCCCCCGCTCGTCCTCGTGGCCGCCCCACCATGGAGATCCCTGCGCGGCTCCTCCTCGTTCGTCGTCGTGGTCGGATCTGCGCCACCGCGGCTCCTATCTGCCGGGCGACCGTGATCCTCCGTGCGCGCCGtcgtgccgccgccctcgACCGGGCCGAGCCCGCCTGTGCCTTCGGCCGACCCCACCCGCCCGCCATGGCCTCGGCTTGGCTTGCCCCCAATTGTTGGGGAAAAAGATGAGAGGATAAAATTACTCGcccaaaaaaaagataaaattgGCCCACTGACAAGTGGGTCCCAATTGTCAGTGTaataagagaaaataaataggGACCGAGATATAAGGGCTAGTGTTGAAGAGAAAGATGAAATAGGAGATAATTTTTTTAGGGAGAAACCTCTAAACAGGATTTAGGACTTTGTTTTAGGTGCTACTGCTGAAAATGCTCTTATATATCTACGATGAATATAACGGTTCATTATTTTTTCATTGGCTTGTACCTTTGATGATTCTCTTGCTCCCGCTCTCACGATGGATTTATCTGATATGTGAGCGAGAGTGAGCAAGTAAGCAAGCAGAGAGAAACCATTTCCGGCCGGTCTGTGTTTTGCTAGTCCTAACTTGGGTTGTCTTGTGCGTGGGCATGGTCGGTGGCGGACTGTTGAGGCTGTCGAGCGGTTCGGTTCGTGCAGAACGACGAGGAGGTGACGGTGCACAACATTCGCAAGAAGGCATTGCCCGCATCATCCCAGCAGACCTCCCAGGTACAATACGACGATCCAATTCCGTCCACGCTCACAACATATGCCGATGAATTATTTATCGATTCAATTACATCATGTATTTGTGCGTGCAGGCAACGAGGCGCACGGGGAAAAGTTCTTCTTCAGCCGGGCGGTGCCGCGGTGCGGGCGCAGGCCCCGTGGGGTGGCACCCGGCGTGTGGAAGGCGTCCGGGAACGAGGAGGTCGTGGTCGTCTCGCCGCAGCTCGTGCCCATGGCCCTAAAGCAGACACTAGTTTTCTTCtccgtcgacggcggcggcgctgccgccgcgcgcaccCAATGGGCCATGAACGAGTACGGCCCCACcccgccatggccaccgcAGCAGCCTACAACGGCAAGGCTGTGGAGGAGTGGGTTGTCTGCCGCGTGTTCCAGAAGGCCACGTGAGCTCAACGCAGGCGCGGACTATCGTCCCCGGTCTCGTCCTGCGTGACCGAGGAATCAGGAGATgacaatgaagaagaagagatggcTAGTTCTAACTAGCCgaggatttttctttttctaatcCGTCTTTCTTTCCTTAGATCGTTAGTTGTGCAGCCAATGTTGTTCGATCTGGTAGCTCTAGGTAGGAATAAGATCCCCAATGCATGGGAACGCAGCAAGAGATTGATTGAGCTTTGTAGAACAAAACATGAAACATCAATTCTGCGATCTCTGTCTTGTGGCAGCCAATAATTAAGTATGAGGAGAGATCTCCAAGTTGATTGGTTCATGTTTTGTTGTACAAAGCTCGACCGATCGTTTGCTGGGTTCCCTTGCATGCACTAGCAAGGAATCTTATTCCTAGCTACAGCTACTAGAACCACATTGGCAGCGTGCGAACGATCTAAGAAAGAAACACGGATTAGAAAATTCTCTCCTGGCTAGTTAGAACTAGCgatcttttcttctttgtcataATCTCCTAATTCCTCGGTTACGTAGAACGACGTCGGGACCAACTTTCCGCTCATATCCGGCGGGTTTCCGCCGTGGCATTGAGCGCACGTGGCCTTCTAGAACACGCGGCAGACCACCTAGTCCCCCACAGCTTTGCCGATGTTGGCTGCGGGTCTACAGCGGCCAGCTGGTGGGGTGGATGCGGTCCTCGTGCATGGCACGCTGGATGCATGCGCCGCCAATtggcggcgaagaagaagacgaccgTCTACTTGAGGGCCATGGGCATGCGCCGTGGGGAGACGACCATAAGCTCCTCCTTTTCGGACACCCTCCATACGTCGGTGGCACCGGGTACCACCCTGTGGACCCTTCCCTCGCACTTAGTCACAGGCCGGTTGAAGAAGAACCTATCTCCGTGTGCCTCGTTACATGAACGCACACATACATAATCCCGTCGATATATAATTAATTCATCGATATTGCGAGTTTGGAGATGCAATGGATCATGGATGGCGGTAGGGTTGGTTCGTACTTTGGAGGTCTGACGGATGTAGGGTTGCAAGTGGGAGCCTACTTAAATCACACTTCTAGTTTATTTGAGATTTGCTAGTTCAAAATCTTgactcaaaatttgaactaaaattgaAAGATTGAACTACAAGTGGGACTTAAGTGGGCTCCCACTTGCAACCCTAGACAGATGGAGGCGAGCAAGGTCAGAGAGTGGGTTGATGTCGGACATGAGCTGGAAGGACAATTTCTTCTTGTGAGAGTGGTGCACCGTCGGCTCCTCCTCGTACGATAGGAATCGGAACCAACTAGGCAGCCCCAACACTCCGTCACCAGCCTATTGCATTGTCATGCCCATGCACAAAACAACCCAACCTAAAACTAGCAAAACACACACTCACTCACACATACGAACTACGTCCGGTGTCGGTGTTTGCGTCACGAAATGGTTTGTTGGCTACTGCTCGCTTGCTCACTCACTCACATGTCAGATAAATCTCTAGAGATAGATAgatagggggggggggggagtgtGCGGTGGCGCATAGGAGACTCAACCATCATGTCTGGAATGTTCTCGATTCTGAAGAGATATCCAGGACATACAGAGAGAGCGTCACATGCTTAGTTACCCATCTCACAAACAAACAGAATTACGAATTCTGTATGTATGATATTCACAATTTAGATCTAATATAATCCAtaaataagagaaaaaaactTGAGAAGTAAAGCGAAATTCATATCTTAAATCTGGGAAAAAGATCACAAACCTTCCATTTTTAGATCCGCAACTTTCCATGAACAAACACCACAAAAATAATCCAGAACCACCAACAATTACCTGTGGATTTGGATATGGCAGTTGTTATGGACTTGGTGGTCAATTGGGTTTCTTCCAACACAAGACAATCGATTCtctttgtgaaaaaaaaagaataattgAATTTTGTACCTGATTGCCATGTTGGAGATAAGGAGAGGAGTCTACCCGAGGTCGAAGAAGAGGAGTGTCTTCCCCATGCTCTTCAATTGAACCAGCTGGCGGCAGGCGCTGGCGTTGTATCTCGAGGAGCGGTGGTTACTGGTAGAAGCTGGTGGAGCGGTCGGACCAAAATACAATAATCATGACCCAAGAAACATATTGGTTGAAACATTGTTGCGGATATCCCCATTGCAAGTAAGCTAGCTCACATGCAAAGCGAAATCCAAGCCAAGCTAATACAGAAGACAACACCTAAACATCATTTTAAATGGAACTACGAGATACCCCACATCACAGCACATAAAAGCACCCAGAATACCATGGATGTATCAAGTAAGAGTTCTGAGTTCTGACCTGGTAGGAAGGTAAATCATACTACTGGGGAAACTAACAATTAAGATAAACATACCTTTCCAGGGGTAAATCATACTCTTGGGCCCAGCCGCGTTTTGCGCATTGATGTAGGGGAGCTGGTCGACTGGTGACGTGGTCCTGCAGCAGGAGCTCGTATAGTGGTGGGACGTGATGGCAGCCTTTGCCTTCTCCTCGTCCATGCCCTGCCCGCTCAGGGAGAAGGTAGGGTTCGATGACGAGGTGGTGGGATCCAGAGGGAGGATAGGAGTTGTCGTAAGAGGGAGAAGGGGCAGATCTGGAGGAGAGGCAGGGGCAAGGAGGAGTTGGGGGCGGCCAGATTGGGCAAGGGAGGCTGGTAGGAGACCGGGGCGAGCAGCAGAGGAGGACGGAGCAGACTAGGGGAGGAAGGCAGGGCAACACGGATCAGGGGAGGAAcggtgggaggcggcggagatctgggaattcgGGGGGTCGGGGGAGGAAGGGGGCGAACAAAGGGGGTGTCCGAAGTGAAGGAGGGAGGGGGAGTTTTATACAACCCCTCAAACCCTAGCCCTGCTGGGCCAGCCCAATAAAAATCCAAAGAATTTTTctatttatttcatttttgtgTTTACCAATGTATCTTTTAAGATTTCAAGTAGAATATAATATTTATCCTAAATACTATTCAAACCCCAAGCTCGTACTATTTATCCCAAGTATATGTCTCTATAATTTTTAGgaagaaacatgcacacacttatagttaaaatttgaattatTTTTGGGAAATCCGTAGAAATTCATTTAAACGGGAAAGAGTACCTAGAAAGCtagaaaattcaaaaccaTTGAAAACTAGAAATTAAAAATGGTCTACTCTGTATGAAAATTGGATAGGTGCCATTTTGAACCATATTAGTTGTAGTTGCTTCACAATATACCACCTTTTGCACttagaaaaacagaaaattatttttaaaacaaaaaaattattgtaAACCTATTTGACAAAATTGTTTGTCATGACAATATTATGTACCGTTGTGCAAAACATGGATACATTATCATAAAGTATGGCATAGAAATGGTCAAAACTTCGGTCATCAGTGCGGTGGTTCTTGAGTTTAAAACCGACATATCATATAGCACTCGATCTAACTGCCTCTGTCTGGAGCTCTGCATCCTTTCCCTCCCGAGAGACGCCTCATCATATAGCACATTcagtatactccctccgtggaTTCGTATAAGAATCCAAGtcagttattttgggacggagtgagtacatgTTTTTGCCTCTACAAAAATGCACGTTTTGCTTACTCACGGCTGCAGTTGGCCACAACAGTTTGATTACTGTGCGAGAACGTGAGTTGGATTAAGTCACAAAAGATCAAATCTTACATACTGAATGCACGCATGTGTATAGTAGCCTAGTACAGTACGAAGCAACCTGTTAGCAAACCAGGAAATGAAACTCCACGAGTCACTATATATGGAGTGCCAATTCAGTTGGTGTCATGCTCGTCAGCGATGTGGATGAACCGCAATATATATTTTGGTAAACAAAGCATATATGTGGACTACAACAATCTCCAGTCTCACTAACTGAAGCCCAAAACACCATCGTGAAACATAACAGCACAAAGGACCACACTGGCCGACCTGGCCACTCACACTCGCTCAACGCACGCTGCCGAAGAAGATTGCAGTCGAGGTTGCACGCagaagtcatcgtcatcacacaaGCACTCCTCCTGAGccggcgactccgacttcccCCACCAACGTCCAAGAACGGAGACACTACTCTTGCAGGAACGCAAGCTCATGTCGGTCCATGCCAAACAGTCGGCCGCCCTCGCATGTGAACAAAAGACACCCATTCTGGGGCGatatgcagggcctgcgccgacAAAGGACCACAAAGATCGCACCGTCTCACACCAATTCATCGTCATCACGCCTctgagctggcgactccgacttcccAACACAACGAAGCAACCAACCCTGAAAATTCATCGGACACGTCGGAAAGACCGACAACAAAAACCATTGCCGCAGCCCCTGGGCATCGCCATCGTTGGCCCCGGCCAAGGCCGGAGCGCAGCTTTCACCGAGGCACCGCCTCTCTCTTCTCACACCAACGGCGAAACAAATCGTCTGCCGCCGCGCCGAGAACACTGCCAACCACCACCAAGGCAGCACCACTGCTGCCCCTGCATCCTGGCGCAAGATTTGGCAAGAGCCTAACCAAATCCGGCGgcagggcagcagcagcgccgcccaTACCTCGCCCcccgccgtcgtgctgccgatAGAGACCGCAGTCACACCACCCGAAAGAGCAGCACGGCAGGCCCCTGCACCGCAGCCGACGACCGCGCGGTGCCTGCCCCCAGCAGGCGGCCTCCCTCCCGCACCGCCGCAGCACGcctgcacgccgccgcccgcctcacgCCACCAGCCGAAGTAGTTGCCGCACCTCGAAATCCGCCGCCAACCGGCACAGGGAgaccctgccgccgccttccgccgTTAGCCCGTcggcctcctccggcgacggcgaggggaGGGACGAGCTGGGGAGgacaggggcggcggcggctagggtctCGCTCGAGCCGCCCCCAAAGATGACTCGGGCGTGGG carries:
- the LOC100835659 gene encoding probable LRR receptor-like serine/threonine-protein kinase At3g47570 isoform X1, with protein sequence MSHVATSKLYLSPLLLLIRFYFLTQLPYSFSTSTSAHNETEADQQALLCLKSQLHDPSGALASWRNMSSSTHCDWRGVTCSTHNASLVIALNLESVNIVGQIFPCIADLTFLTRIHMPNNQLGGQISPMISRLTRLRYLNLSMNSLHGEIPETISSCSHLEIVDLYSNSLEGEIPTGLAQCSSLKQIILSSNNIEGSIPSQFSSLANLSALFINSNKLTGTIPQLLGSTKRLTWVSLRNNSLRGGIPPALFHSTSLSYIDLSYNYLSGSIPSIPQISSPLEYLMLTQNNLSGEIPTSIGNLSSLSMLLIAQNKLQGRIPESISKIAKLQRLDLSYNNLAGIVPAALYTISSLTYLGLGANKFGGQLPTNIGNALPNIKKLILEGNQFEGPIPPSLANASNLQVLNLRSNSFSGVIPSLGSLSMLSYLDLGANRLMAGDWSFLSSLTNCTLLQKLWLDRNILQGIMPTSVTNLSKTLEVLILIDNQLSGSIPLELGKLTSLTVLEMDMNFFSGHIPETLGNLRNLSILGLSRNNLSGEIPTSIGQLKKLTKIYFEENELTGNIPTSLASCKSLVRLNLSSNNFNGSIPAELFSILTLSEALDLSYNQITGHIPLEIGRLNNLNSLNISNNQLSGEIPSSIGQCLVLESLHLEANVLQGSIPGSLINLRGINMMDLSQNNISGTIPQFFTSLSSLQILNISFNDLEGQIPEGGIFANSSIVFIQGNNKLCASSPMLQVPLCATSPSKRKTGYTVTVVVPLATIVLVTLACVAAIARAKRSQEKRLLNQPFKQFKNFSYEDLFKATGGFPSTSLVGSGGLGFVYRGQILSEPYTIAIKVFRLDQFGAPKNFRAECDALRSIRHRNLIRVISSCSTIDTKGDEFKALILEYMDNGNLDSWLHPKGYNHSPKTALSLGSRITIAVDIAAALEYLHNQCTPPLVHCDLKPSNVLLNDEMVACLSDFGLAKFLYSDSSTTFSDSSSIVGPRGSVGYIAPEYGMGCKISVESDVYSYGVILLEMITGKHPTDEMFKDSMNLHKFVEAALPQKIGDVCDPRLNTYDEFQGENHEMVQEQHFVIQLAQVGLKCSEASPKDRPTMETVYAELVTTKEKYQCSHLTK
- the LOC100835659 gene encoding probable inactive leucine-rich repeat receptor kinase XIAO isoform X2 is translated as MSHVATSKLYLSPLLLLIRFYFLTQLPYSFSTSTSAHNETEADQQALLCLKSQLHDPSGALASWRNMSSSTHCDWRGVTCSTHNASLVIALNLESVNIVGQIFPCIADLTFLTRIHMPNNQLGGQISPMISRLTRLRYLNLSMNSLHGEIPETISSCSHLEIVDLYSNSLEGEIPTGLAQCSSLKQIILSSNNIEGSIPSQFSSLANLSALFINSNKLTGTIPQLLGSTKRLTWVSLRNNSLRGGIPPALFHSTSLSYIDLSYNYLSGSIPSIPQISSPLEYLMLTQNNLSGEIPTSIGNLSSLSMLLIAQNKLQGRIPESISKIAKLQRLDLSYNNLAGIVPAALYTISSLTYLGLGANKFGGQLPTNIGNALPNIKKLILEGNQFEGPIPPSLANASNLQVLNLRSNSFSGVIPSLGSLSMLSYLDLGANRLMAGDWSFLSSLTNCTLLQKLWLDRNILQGIMPTSVTNLSKTLEVLILIDNQLSGSIPLELGKLTSLTVLEMDMNFFSGHIPETLGNLRNLSILGLSRNNLSGEIPTSIGQLKKLTKIYFEENELTGNIPTSLASCKSLVRLNLSSNNFNGSIPAELFSILTLSEALDLSYNQITGHIPLEIGRLNNLNSLNISNNQLSGEIPSSIGQCLVLESLHLEANVLQGSIPGSLINLRGINMMDLSQNNISDP
- the LOC100835659 gene encoding probable LRR receptor-like serine/threonine-protein kinase At3g47570 isoform X3; protein product: MVRYQRQYPHAPISRSSTYIATLSKIPEGGIFANSSIVFIQGNNKLCASSPMLQVPLCATSPSKRKTGYTVTVVVPLATIVLVTLACVAAIARAKRSQEKRLLNQPFKQFKNFSYEDLFKATGGFPSTSLVGSGGLGFVYRGQILSEPYTIAIKVFRLDQFGAPKNFRAECDALRSIRHRNLIRVISSCSTIDTKGDEFKALILEYMDNGNLDSWLHPKGYNHSPKTALSLGSRITIAVDIAAALEYLHNQCTPPLVHCDLKPSNVLLNDEMVACLSDFGLAKFLYSDSSTTFSDSSSIVGPRGSVGYIAPEYGMGCKISVESDVYSYGVILLEMITGKHPTDEMFKDSMNLHKFVEAALPQKIGDVCDPRLNTYDEFQGENHEMVQEQHFVIQLAQVGLKCSEASPKDRPTMETVYAELVTTKEKYQCSHLTK